A genomic window from Phocoena sinus isolate mPhoSin1 chromosome 20, mPhoSin1.pri, whole genome shotgun sequence includes:
- the DHX58 gene encoding probable ATP-dependent RNA helicase DHX58 isoform X2 — MELRPYQWEVIMPALEGKNIIIWLPTGSGKTRAAAYLAKRHLETVDGAKVVVLVNRVHLVTQHCEEFSSMLGKRWAITTLSGDMGPRAGFGHVARRHDLLICTAELLQKALTSLEEGEHVELNAFSLLVVDECHHTHKDTVYNVILSRYLELKLRRTRPLPQVLGLTASPGTGGASTLDGAIDHILQLCANLDTWRIMSPQDYRSQLLHSRQPCKQYDLCHRRTQDPFGDMLKELMDQIHDHLEMPELRRDFGTQTYEQQVVELSRDAAEAGLQERRVYALHLRRYNDALLIHDTVRAVDALATLQDFYDRERTAKTQILRAERWLLALFDDHKNKLAHLATRGPENPKLEVLEEILKKQFRSPDSPQGIIFTRTRQSAHSLLLWLQQQPGLQTVAIRPQLLIGAGNSSQRAQMIPMTQRDQQEVVQKFRTGTLNLLVATSVAEEGLDIPQCKVVVRYGLLTNEISMVQARGRARASQSVYSFVAAQGSRELKRELTNEALETLMERAVAAVQEMDQAKYQDKIQALQRAALVKRAAQAAQRESHQHKFLAEHVRLLCVNCTVPVGYGSDLRRVEGTHHVNVNPNFLIYCNISQEPVVINRVFKDWRPGGVISCRNCGEGAHSVMGEMALRLRWET, encoded by the exons ATGGAGCTGCGACCCTACCAGTGGGAGGTGATCATGCCTGCCCTGGAGGGCAAGAATATCATCATTTGGCTGCCCACGGGCTCCGGGAAGACCAGGGCAGCTGCTTATTTGGCCAAGAGGCATCTAGAGACAGTAGACGGAGCCAAGGTGGTTGTATTGGTCAACAGG GTGCACCTGGTGACCCAGCATTGTGAGGAGTTCAGCAGCATGCTGGGCAAGCGCTGGGCCATTACAACCCTGAGTGGGGACATGGGGCCACGAGCGGGCTTTGGCCACGTGGCCCGGAGGCACGACCTGCTCATCTGCACGGCTGAGCTGCTGCAGAAGGCACTGAccagcctggaggagggggagcaTGTGGAGCTCAACg CCTTCTCCCTGCTGGTGGTGGATGAGTGTCACCACACGCACAAAGACACCGTGTACAACGTCATCCTGAGCCGGTACCTGGAGCTTAAACTCCGGAGGACCCGGCCGCTGCCGCAGGTGCTGGGTCTCACAGCCTCGCCGGGCACTGGCGGGGCCTCCACGCTCGATGGGGCCATTGACCACATCCTGCAG CTCTGTGCCAACCTGGACACGTGGCGCATCATGTCACCCCAGGACTACCGCTCCCAGCTGCTGCACAGCCGCCAGCCCTGCAAACAGTACGACCTCTGCCACAGACGCACCCAG GATCCGTTTGGCGACATGCTGAAGGAGCTCATGGACCAAATCCACGACCATCTGGAGATGCCCGAGTTGAGACGGGACTTCGGGACGCAGACCTACGAGCAACAAGTGGTGGAGCTGAGCCGGGATG CGGCTGAGGCGGGGCTCCAGGAGCGGCGGGTGTACGCGCTTCACCTGCGTCGCTACAACGACGCACTGCTCATCCACGACACGGTCCGTGCGGTGGATGCCCTGGCCACTCTGCAGGATTTCTACGACAGGGAGCGCACCGCTAAGACCCAGATCCTGCGTGCCGAGCGCTGGCTGCTGGCGCTGTTTGATG ACCACAAGAATAAGCTGGCCCACCTGGCAACTCGTGGCCCAGAGAACCCGAAACTGGAGGTGCTGGAAGAGATCCTGAAGAAGCAGTTCAGGAGCCCTGACAGCCCCCAGGGCATCATCTTCACCCGGACCCGCCAGAGCGCTCACTCCCTCCTGCTCTGGCTCCAGCAGCAGCCAGGCCTGCAGACAGTGGCCATCAGGCCCCAGCTGTTGATTGGGGCTGGGAACAGCAGCCAGCGCGCTCAGATGATCCCGATGACCCAG AGGGACCAGCAAGAAGTGGTCCAGAAGTTCCGGACTGGTACCCTGAACCTCCTGGTGGCTACGAGTgtggcagaggaggggctggacATCCCCCAGTGCAAGGTGGTGGTGCGCTATGGGCTCCTGACCAATGAGATCTCCATGGTCCAG gCAAGGGGCCGTGCCCGGGCCAGCCAAAGTGTATACTCATTTGTGGCGGCCCAAGGTAGTCGGGAGCTGAAGCGGGAGCTGACCAATGAGGCGCTAGAGACTCTGATGGAACGGGCAGTAGCTGCTGTGCAGGAGATGGACCAGGCCAAGTACCAGGACAAG atcCAGGCTCTGCAGCGGGCAGCCTTGGTCAAGCGGGCAGCCCAGGCGGCCCAGCGGGAGAGTCACCAGCACAAGTTCCTGGCAGAGCACGTGCGGCTCCTCTGTGTCAACTGCACGGTGCCCGTGGGCTATGGGAGTGACCTACGGAGGGTGGAGGGTACCCACCACGTCAATGTGAACCCCAACTTCTT
- the DHX58 gene encoding probable ATP-dependent RNA helicase DHX58 isoform X3, whose protein sequence is MELRPYQWEVIMPALEGKNIIIWLPTGSGKTRAAAYLAKRHLETVDGAKVVVLVNRVHLVTQHCEEFSSMLGKRWAITTLSGDMGPRAGFGHVARRHDLLICTAELLQKALTSLEEGEHVELNAFSLLVVDECHHTHKDTVYNVILSRYLELKLRRTRPLPQVLGLTASPGTGGASTLDGAIDHILQLCANLDTWRIMSPQDYRSQLLHSRQPCKQYDLCHRRTQDPFGDMLKELMDQIHDHLEMPELRRDFGTQTYEQQVVELSRDAAEAGLQERRVYALHLRRYNDALLIHDTVRAVDALATLQDFYDRERTAKTQILRAERWLLALFDDHKNKLAHLATRGPENPKLEVLEEILKKQFRSPDSPQGIIFTRTRQSAHSLLLWLQQQPGLQTVAIRPQLLIGAGNSSQRAQMIPMTQRDQQEVVQKFRTGTLNLLVATSVAEEGLDIPQCKVVVRYGLLTNEISMVQARGRARASQSVYSFVAAQGSRELKRELTNEALETLMERAVAAVQEMDQAKYQDKDLLQHLPGACGHQQSLQGLEAWRCH, encoded by the exons ATGGAGCTGCGACCCTACCAGTGGGAGGTGATCATGCCTGCCCTGGAGGGCAAGAATATCATCATTTGGCTGCCCACGGGCTCCGGGAAGACCAGGGCAGCTGCTTATTTGGCCAAGAGGCATCTAGAGACAGTAGACGGAGCCAAGGTGGTTGTATTGGTCAACAGG GTGCACCTGGTGACCCAGCATTGTGAGGAGTTCAGCAGCATGCTGGGCAAGCGCTGGGCCATTACAACCCTGAGTGGGGACATGGGGCCACGAGCGGGCTTTGGCCACGTGGCCCGGAGGCACGACCTGCTCATCTGCACGGCTGAGCTGCTGCAGAAGGCACTGAccagcctggaggagggggagcaTGTGGAGCTCAACg CCTTCTCCCTGCTGGTGGTGGATGAGTGTCACCACACGCACAAAGACACCGTGTACAACGTCATCCTGAGCCGGTACCTGGAGCTTAAACTCCGGAGGACCCGGCCGCTGCCGCAGGTGCTGGGTCTCACAGCCTCGCCGGGCACTGGCGGGGCCTCCACGCTCGATGGGGCCATTGACCACATCCTGCAG CTCTGTGCCAACCTGGACACGTGGCGCATCATGTCACCCCAGGACTACCGCTCCCAGCTGCTGCACAGCCGCCAGCCCTGCAAACAGTACGACCTCTGCCACAGACGCACCCAG GATCCGTTTGGCGACATGCTGAAGGAGCTCATGGACCAAATCCACGACCATCTGGAGATGCCCGAGTTGAGACGGGACTTCGGGACGCAGACCTACGAGCAACAAGTGGTGGAGCTGAGCCGGGATG CGGCTGAGGCGGGGCTCCAGGAGCGGCGGGTGTACGCGCTTCACCTGCGTCGCTACAACGACGCACTGCTCATCCACGACACGGTCCGTGCGGTGGATGCCCTGGCCACTCTGCAGGATTTCTACGACAGGGAGCGCACCGCTAAGACCCAGATCCTGCGTGCCGAGCGCTGGCTGCTGGCGCTGTTTGATG ACCACAAGAATAAGCTGGCCCACCTGGCAACTCGTGGCCCAGAGAACCCGAAACTGGAGGTGCTGGAAGAGATCCTGAAGAAGCAGTTCAGGAGCCCTGACAGCCCCCAGGGCATCATCTTCACCCGGACCCGCCAGAGCGCTCACTCCCTCCTGCTCTGGCTCCAGCAGCAGCCAGGCCTGCAGACAGTGGCCATCAGGCCCCAGCTGTTGATTGGGGCTGGGAACAGCAGCCAGCGCGCTCAGATGATCCCGATGACCCAG AGGGACCAGCAAGAAGTGGTCCAGAAGTTCCGGACTGGTACCCTGAACCTCCTGGTGGCTACGAGTgtggcagaggaggggctggacATCCCCCAGTGCAAGGTGGTGGTGCGCTATGGGCTCCTGACCAATGAGATCTCCATGGTCCAG gCAAGGGGCCGTGCCCGGGCCAGCCAAAGTGTATACTCATTTGTGGCGGCCCAAGGTAGTCGGGAGCTGAAGCGGGAGCTGACCAATGAGGCGCTAGAGACTCTGATGGAACGGGCAGTAGCTGCTGTGCAGGAGATGGACCAGGCCAAGTACCAGGACAAG